Genomic window (Verrucomicrobiia bacterium):
TTGCGCGAACTTCTCGTGAGCGACATCCTCATCCGCTTCTGCGAACGGATTCCGTATGCGTTCGTGATTTTGTGGGCGATGGATTCCGGCGGCGTGACGGCGCAACAATTTGGTTATCTCATCACGTTTGAAATGGTCACGGCAATGCTCTGCTACATTCCTGTCGCGCATCTCGCCGACAAATACGGTCGCCGTCCATTCGTGCTGGCGACGTTCATTTTCTTCACACTGTTTCCGTTGTCGCTGCTGTGGGCGCACAATTTCGCGTGGTTGGCACTGGCGTTCGTCGTGCGCGGGCTGAAGGAATTTGGTGAACCTGCGCGCAAGGCACTCATCATCGGCGAGGCCACGCCCGAACTTCGCGCGCGGACATACGGCGCGTATTATCTTATCCGCGATTGCTTCGTAACGAGTGGTTCATTTCTCGGCGCGTGGCTGTGGCACATCAGCCCGCAAGCGAATTTCCTCGGTGCGGCGGTTTGCGGCGCGCTCGGCACAATCTGGTTTTGGTGGTTCATCTACCGAAGGAATGAAGTAACGCGGATAGGTCCAGAATTGCAAAAGTCGGTCAAAGTGTAGCCTCCTTTTTTCAGGAAGCCGTTACCGGCTAGGAGAAAAAATAGCCAAGGGAGCGAAGCGATGAGTGGTTGGGATTACCGATGACTATGTGATCGAGGACTTCGATTTTGAGAAGTTGCCCGGCTCGGATGAGGTCGCGGGTGATTTTGATGTCAGCTTCCGAAGGAGTTGATTCACCGCTCGGATGATTGTGCGCGATGATGATTGCAGCGGCACTCGCCATGATGGCTAAACGGAACACCTCCCTGGGATGACAGAGAATTGTATCCATCGTTCCAATGGACACCAGATAGTGGCCCTTGATGCGCCGACGTGTGTTGAGGATGAACACCACCAAACATTCACATTCAGAATTGAAGTAAGGATGTGTCGCGATATGCGTTTTCCAATAGGCGGCTGCCTGATCCGGTGTTTCGCACTGTTGCATGGTGTCGGGTGTAGGACATTCCCGAAGTGATACGATTTTCCATTCCTGCGGTTGAGACGGGAATTTGATCGGCTTGACGATGGTGTTCGTGGGTTGCGGAGTGATTGCGGGGCATCCGGTGGAGATGAGGTTTTCCGTTGTGTTCATGTTTTGCGTTTCGTTCTGAAGGAGCGGGACTGCTCTCTTCACCGCACCGGGAGAGCAGCCCCGCTCCTGACGAAACGCACCCGTCTGCGCCCGCGCCGCCGGGCAGCGGAGCATCAGCAACGAAGTGACAGCGGACGAAAGGATGTTTCGTCCGCTGGCGCGAGGTTGCGCGGAGCAACCAGAGGCGCGGGTGCAGACGGGATGAACACAGCGGATAACCTCATCGGCGGATGCCCGCTGCGTTGGCAAGCAAACACCGATGGCGAATGCCATTTAGCCCTGATAAACAGGGCATTTTTTACAAAAAGAAGTGCCAGTGAAAGTGCCAGTGAACAGGTGATAAATGAGTAATTGGCGAGTAGTTGATTGGCATCGAGTGCGTGATGCCGAGTGCTTGACAGATGTGCTAAAACGCCTGATTCTATTGGCGTTCGTTAGTTATGAGGCTGTTCGCCTCTGGTGGTGGGGCGGTAATCGCGGAGTAGTGAGTTTCGGAAAAACTCCCTGCATCTGTTCGATTCCGACCTCCGCCTCCAATTCCAAACAACTTTTGGACAAGGAGTTACAAATCTCACAGCCCTCAAGTGCCAGCAAAAGTGCCAGCAGATTTGTGACTCGGAATTACTCAACAACAACTCCGCGATCACCCCGGCACGACTTGCTGAAACGCAATTGGCCGTGCGTTTGGTGTCATTGAGACACCTGCCCTTCGTCCTCGCTTGGCAGGCTCGAACAAAAAATTCGAGCCATGAAAAACCGATTTCGCCTCTACCGCCGCAAGAAGGGCGGCATGTTCTACGCCCACGATTCCGAAACTGGCAAACAGGAGAGCCTCGGAACAAAAGACCGCGCCGAAGCGACCACTCTGCTCAACGCCCGCAACGAATCGTTTCGCCAGCCTCAACTCAATCTCCACATTGCCAAAGCCTACCTGGCGGGGACGGATTCCGGCGTCTCCACGCGGACCTGGCAGGACGCCCTGAACGCGATCATTGAAAACAAGGAGGGTTCGACCAAAGATCGCTGGGTTCGGGCGGCAAAGGAGCCGGCGCTCGACTTGATTCGCGGGAAGGTCATCCTTGAAACCCAAGCCGAGCAACTGCTCGCCTGCCTCAAGGCTGGCACGGTCAGCACCAACGTCCATTTGCGCAAGCTCCACAACTTCTGCCTCGCGATGAACTGGCTGCCGTGGCCGATCATTCCGAAGCGACTCTGGCCGGAAGTCCGCTTTCAACCCAAGCGCGCCATCACGCTGGAGGAACATCAGCGGATCATTGAGCGAGAGAAGAACCCCGAGCGACAGAGCTTCTACGAACTCTGCTGGCATCTGGGCGGCTCGCAAACGGACATCGCCAACCTCAAGGCCGAGGACGTTGACTGGCCCAACCGGACCATTCCATAATCAGTAGTAGTGGCCTTTGGTCTTGGCGATGAGTTCACGAACAGAGCGGTCGCCAGTGATGTCATCGCCGGGGCGACCGCGAGCGGAGCGAGGGGGAAGGCCAGAACCAGCGATGATGATCGCGCCGGCGCTGCCCTGGCCGGCGGCAGTCGAGAGCGTGCTCAGGATCGCCGCCATGCCGGTTGCACCCACGGTGGCGAGGGGCAGCCCGGTGGTGGAGGCGACGGCCGCCGCACCCGCCGTGGTGGCAGCGGTCTGGAGAAAACTGCCGACTGCACCAGAAATGAGCTGGCCGCCTGCGAGCGTGCCGTAGCTGATAACCTTCTGGATGACGACCGGTGCAGAAATGGTACTGAACACGATCCAAAAGGCCACGACCGCCACTCCAAACGTGGCTTGCAGGGAATAGAGCGTGGCGGTTGGGTCAATGAATTTGAAAGCCGGGTCGGTCATGAAATCGAGAATGCCCTGGGTGATGAGCGCCGCGACGGCCCAGCCGAGCGGCCAGAGCAGCACGCCAACGATGTGCATCAGGTAGCGGCTGCCGATCGACCGCAGCGGGCGAATGGCCATAAAGCCAATCATTAGGGGCGAGAGCGCGTAGGCGGTGAACAGGATGAACTTCTGAATGATGTAGGCCCAGAACAGCAGCAGCGACGCGAACTGACCAAAGAGCCAGAGAAAGCCAGAGATGAGAAGTTCAACGGTAAAACTGTTGAGGTCGCTCAAAATATCCCACCAAGAACGGTCAGTCCCGGTATCACGCTTGATGATGAGCAACTGATTGTATTGGTCTTGAACGTTCGACGGATCAACGCCCAAGCCGTCGAGAATGGAGGTTTGCAGGAGTTGTTGGGCCTGATTGCCCCATTGCGGCAGCATTACCAGCAGGGCGGTCAACACGAACAAGCGCACGATGTGCAAGATGAGCGTCTTTCCGTTGAAGCCGTGGACGACCAAAAGGATCGTCCCGACGATGAACAACATGAACGCCACGATGCGCAGCAATTCGTGCAGTTCGACGCACTTTTGCAGGAACGTCGGGAAGAGTTGTTCAAAGGTTGCCATAGTCGGGACGATTTGAGGGGGCGGTTACTGGGTTGGGAATGCGGTGGGCGCATTCACCAGGCGGAAGGTCTGCCCGTATTTCTGCACCGCCTCGGTGAACTCGGCGTGCTGTTGCTCTTTCTTCGCCTCGATCTGGCGCTGCGCCTCGTTGCGATTGGCCACGTCCTGAACCAGCGCCGACGCGGTGGCCTGATTGATTTCGTAGTCCGTGTTGTTGAGCGCTGACGACAGGCCGATGAGAACGCCGGTCAACTTCTGCACCTCCGCGTCGGTGGTGGCGTTCTTGAGCGCTGTAGTGGTCCGGGCAATTTCCTCCTTCAGCGCAACACGCCTGGCGGTGGCGTCTGTAGTGACAGACAAAAAGTTGTCCGTCGTCTTCTGCACGGCCGCGACCGGCAGATACGGCGATTCGCGGCGGGTGACGGTTGCTCCGTTCGGAGTGGTAAACGTCGTGCCGATGCTGCTGAACAGGCCGTTGGCGTCATAGAGCATGGCCTGGCCCGCATCCGCAGCCCCTTCGAGCGCCGTGAGCGTCTGGCCGAGTTCAGTCTTCCGCAAATCGGTGACCAGCGGTTGAACCGTTGTGAGAAGGACGGCTTTGGGATCGCCGAACAGGCTCTCGTAGTGCTTGAACTCGTTCAGTTGGTCGTTGAGCGTCTGGATCTGCTGGACCTGGTTTTGAATGACCTTCACGAATTGCGCGATTTCCTGCGCGGTGTTCATGATGGATTGCATCTGCGCGGTGGGGTCAAAGACCACCCATTGCGCGCGGGCCGATACCGTGACGCCGAGCGTCACGAGGGTGAGTGCGATGAGTCTCTTCATGGTGTGCCTTTCGTTGTCGTTTGCTGGACGGCGGCGACACGCCGCCAATCACGAGAGAGGGTTTACCACGGAGGAAGGAAGGTGCGGTGTATCACCTGCACCACGTGCAGCGAAGTCCGTATGGCGGAAACCGAGACCGACACGAAAAGGTCCAGCAAGGGCTGCGCATTGGGAAACCGGTAGCCAACAGGTCAACTCAACACACGACTAATAATGCG
Coding sequences:
- a CDS encoding DUF4141 domain-containing protein yields the protein MTLGVTVSARAQWVVFDPTAQMQSIMNTAQEIAQFVKVIQNQVQQIQTLNDQLNEFKHYESLFGDPKAVLLTTVQPLVTDLRKTELGQTLTALEGAADAGQAMLYDANGLFSSIGTTFTTPNGATVTRRESPYLPVAAVQKTTDNFLSVTTDATARRVALKEEIARTTTALKNATTDAEVQKLTGVLIGLSSALNNTDYEINQATASALVQDVANRNEAQRQIEAKKEQQHAEFTEAVQKYGQTFRLVNAPTAFPTQ